Part of the Desulfohalovibrio reitneri genome is shown below.
AGGAACTCCGCACGCCCGTCCAGGAGCAAGCGGCCCCGCGTTCCGCCAAGCAAAGGGAACGGGATGCGGCCGTCTCGCCCGCGCTGCCCAAGCGCTACCGCGACCTGGAGGTCAAGGCGTACCGCACCTCGGACGGCTTTCTGGCCCTGCGCGGCCGCAACGCCAAGGCCAACCACAAGCTGCTCAGCCAGGCGGCCTCGCCCTTCGACTACTGGTTCCACGCCAAGGACGTGCCCGGCGCGCATGTCGTTCTGCGCCGAGACCACCCTTCCCAGGAGGTTCCCCGCCGCTCCATGGAGGAGGCGGCCGCCCTGGCCGGGCTGGCCAGCGGGCTGGCCCCGGACGGAGTGGGGGACGTGCAGTGCGCCCAGGTGCGCGAGGTGCGCAAGATTAAAGGCGCGCCGCACGGGCTGGTGCGGGTGGACAAGGTGGAAGAGGTGTTTAGAGTGTCCCTCGATCCGGGGCTGGAAGCGGCCCTGATTCTGGGTGGTTCCGGACAGCCGGACTCCACTTGATTCCACAACACATCGGAATGACGGGATTATCAATTAGGCAATCCCCTCGACTCCATGGCTGAAAATGGGGTAGAGGGAAGAAATACGCGCCTGGAGCAGGGGGACGAATGGCTGAGAAGACGCGCCGCCGGCTTGAGTTCGGTGACGGCGGCAAGGCGGGCGAACTGTTCGGCCCGCACAACAGGAACCTGCACCGCATCCGCAAGCTGAGCGGTGTGGACATCTCCTCCCGGGGATCCACGCTGACCCTCTCCGCGGACGACGAGCGGCAACTGGAGAACGTCACCAGGCTGCTGGTGCAGCTCTACGAGCTGGTCAAGAAGGGCCGCGAGCTGGATGACACGGACATCGACCAGGGCTGGCGCACGGTTGCCCGCGACGAGTCCGGCGAAGTGCCGGAGGCCGTCGGGTCCCAGGTGTTCAAGGTCTCCCGCAAGCGCAGTGTGCAGGCCAAGTCGCCGGGACAGAGGGAATACCTGGAGGCCATCGGCTCGGCAGACATGATTTTCGGCATCGGTCCGGCGGGCACCGGCAAGACCTACTTGGCCGTGGCCATGGCCGTTGCGGCCATGCAGGAGAAGCGTGTCAAGCGGCTGGTGTTGACCCGCCCGGCGGTGGAGGCCGGGGAAAGGCTGGGCTTCCTGCCCGGCGACATGGTGGAGAAGGTCAACCCCTACCTCCGCCCGCTGTACGACGCCCTGCACGACATGCTCGATTTCGCCACGGTCCAGGAAATGATCCAGTCCGGCCGCATCGAGGTGGCGCCCCTGGCCTTCATGCGCGGACGAACCCTCAACGACGCCTTCATTATTCTCGACGAGGCCCAGAACACCACGCCGGAGCAGATGAAAATGTTCCTCACCCGGCTGGGATTCAACTCCAAGGCGGTCATCACTGGCGACGTGACCCAGATCGACCTGCCGGGCCGGGCCCCCTCCGGGCTGGTCAACGCGGCCAATGTTCTGGAAGGGGTCGAGGGAATCCGCTTCGTGCGCTTCCAGGAGGGCGACGTCATCCGTCATCCCCTGGTGGGGCGCATCGTGAGAGCTTATGAGCAGGACGAACGGAAGCAGCAAGAAACCTAGCAACCACAAGGGCCAATCGGCCAAGGGCGGGCCCACCAAGAACCCCGGCGGGCAGAAGAGGTCGGGGTCTTCGCGCAGGGGGATGCCTCCAATCCCCCGCCGCCCCCTCCCTGGCCGTCGCCCCAGTACGGGGCTTGCGGCCCTGCTCGGCGTGCTTCTGCTGCTCAGCCTGTTGGCCGGAGTGCGGTTCGATACCGGCTACAAGCTGTACGTGGCCGGTGAAGTGGCCGACCAGGACGTCAGCGCCAACCAGGACCTGCTCATCGAGGACGCCGAATCCACGGCCCGCAAGCGCCGCCAGCTGGCCGAGGCCCAACCGCCGGTCTTCGATCTCGACCCCGGCGCGGCTTCCAGGATGGAGCAGCGCGTCAACTCCATATTCTCCCGCATCAACGACGCCCCTCCCGGCGATCTGGAGCGGGTCCGCTGGCAGGTCTCCGAGGAGCTGGACGCCGAGGTCCGGCAACAGACCTTCAACATATGGCGGTCCTCTTCCTTCCAGAGCCTGGTCATGGGGCCGGTGCTGCCCTGGATCAAGGACAAGCTGGCCGCGGGCGTGGTGGCCGACGACACAGTGCTCAAGCCCCATTCGGACGGCTCAATCCTTATCCGCGACACCTCCTCCGGCCAGGAGCGGCTGGTGAACGAGGTTAAGTCCATTCCTGAAATGTCCGGCATGCGGGACTCGCTGGAGACCATGCTCAAGAGCGACCTGGGCAGGCCGCTCCGCATCCGCAACGCCGTATTCGCTCTGGTCGGCCCCCTGCTTAAGCCCAGTCTGACCCTCAACACCCGCCTGACCAACACGCGCAAGGCCGAGGTCATGGCCGCGGTGGAGCCGGTCTACACTCAGATCAAGCAAGGCGAGATCATCGTCCGCCAGGGCGAGCGTGTCACGCCGGAGCAGCAGGTCAAGCTGCAGGCCCTGTACGCCCAGCGGCCGGAGTACTTCGAGCCGCTGGTCTCCACCGGGGCCTTCATCATCGGGCTGATGCTGGTGCTGGGACTCTACCTTGGCCACCTGGGATTCCGTGGGCGGCTCCCCCTGGACCGTGACGCCGTGTTCCTGGCCACGGTGCTGCTGCTCTTCGGGCTGCTGGCCAAGGGGCTGCTGGCGGTGCAGGGACCGCTTGCGGACAGTTTCACTGCCTTCCCGGTGCGGCCGGAGGTGTTCGCCTACCTGCTGCCCGTGGCCGGCGCGGGCGGGGTCATGGCCCTGTTTTTGACCTACGAGATGGCCTTCTTCTCCTGCCTGCTGGTCTCCTTTTCCTGCGCCATGCTGGCCGGCGGCGGCCTGGGGCTGTTCGTCTTCTACTTCATCACCTCGCTGTTCTACACCTTCT
Proteins encoded:
- a CDS encoding HD family phosphohydrolase, encoding MLLLLSLLAGVRFDTGYKLYVAGEVADQDVSANQDLLIEDAESTARKRRQLAEAQPPVFDLDPGAASRMEQRVNSIFSRINDAPPGDLERVRWQVSEELDAEVRQQTFNIWRSSSFQSLVMGPVLPWIKDKLAAGVVADDTVLKPHSDGSILIRDTSSGQERLVNEVKSIPEMSGMRDSLETMLKSDLGRPLRIRNAVFALVGPLLKPSLTLNTRLTNTRKAEVMAAVEPVYTQIKQGEIIVRQGERVTPEQQVKLQALYAQRPEYFEPLVSTGAFIIGLMLVLGLYLGHLGFRGRLPLDRDAVFLATVLLLFGLLAKGLLAVQGPLADSFTAFPVRPEVFAYLLPVAGAGGVMALFLTYEMAFFSCLLVSFSCAMLAGGGLGLFVFYFITSLFYTFFIKRTRTRSEMLRSIFPLLGATVLAWGGVGLMEFRDMTWLAEGAVSAGGNVAISLLTVLSLGAVMELVFGYTSRFKLLELMNLEQPLLQELMVNAPGTYHHSLVVSNMVEAGARAIGADPILAKVSALYHDVGKLKNPHYFIENQFGQANRHDKLAPSMSALILISHVKKGVEMARKHGLGPEISDIVQQHHGTSLITCFYRKAQEKAEAKGEDGVRMEDYRYPGPKPQTKEAGLIMLADAIEASSRTLVDPTHSRIKGHIDTIIRTIFTEGQLDESELTLRDLHLASEAFQRVLTGMFHQRIEYPDQAKPEGEGKPESRMRHPSGQLDAQQQMQRSCQAGVDPSKLDGGLKVIK
- a CDS encoding PhoH family protein; this encodes MAEKTRRRLEFGDGGKAGELFGPHNRNLHRIRKLSGVDISSRGSTLTLSADDERQLENVTRLLVQLYELVKKGRELDDTDIDQGWRTVARDESGEVPEAVGSQVFKVSRKRSVQAKSPGQREYLEAIGSADMIFGIGPAGTGKTYLAVAMAVAAMQEKRVKRLVLTRPAVEAGERLGFLPGDMVEKVNPYLRPLYDALHDMLDFATVQEMIQSGRIEVAPLAFMRGRTLNDAFIILDEAQNTTPEQMKMFLTRLGFNSKAVITGDVTQIDLPGRAPSGLVNAANVLEGVEGIRFVRFQEGDVIRHPLVGRIVRAYEQDERKQQET